The window CGAGGCCCTGGGCGAGGCCCTGAAATGGGAGGCCTCGCGCGGCGGGGCGCTGTTTCCGCATCTCTTCCGGCCCCTGCTCGTCGGTGAGGTCATCAGCGAGCGCGCCCTGGCGCTCGACGCGGCCGGCGTGCCCCAGCTGGGCGATCTGTCCGCATGAGCCTGCACGACCTCGCCGCCCGGGCCCTGCACGCCTTCGACCCGGAAGACGCCCATGGCCTGGCCATCATGGGCCTGAAGGCCGGCCTTGGTCCGCGCGACAGCGGGCCCGATGATCTGAGCCTGTCGATCACCCTGGCCGGCATGACCCTGTCCAGCTGCGTGGGTCTGGCGGCCGGTTTCGACAAGAACGCCGAGGTGCCCGACGCCATGCTGGCCGCCGGCTTCGGCTTCGTGGAGGCCGGGACGGTCACGCCCCTGCCCCAGGCCGGCAATCCGCGCCCGCGCCTGTTTCGCCTGACGCAGGACCAGGCGGTGATCAACCGCATGGGCTTCAACAATGAGGGCCTCGAGGCCTTCGCCGGCCGTCTGGCTCGACGCCAGGGCCGTCGGGGCTTTGTCGGAGCCAATATCGGGGCCAACAAGGACGCCACCGACCGGATCCAGGACTATGTCACCGGCCTGACCCGGCTGTGGGGCCTGTCGGACTATTTCACCGCCAATATCTCCTCGCCCAATACGCCGGGCCTGCGGGCCCTGCAGACCAGGGCCGCTCTGGAAGAGCTGCTGGGACGGCTGGCCGAGACGCGCCTGTCGCTGAAGACCGCGTCGGGCCGCGACTATCCGATCTTCCTGAAGGTTGCCCCCGATCTCGAGGACGGCGAGGTCGAGGCCATTGTCGAGACGGTCGTGGCCAGCGGCCTGGACGGCATCATCGTCAGCAACACCACCATCGCCCGGCCCGACAGCCTGAGGTCGGCGGACAGGGGCGAGACCGGCGGTCTGTCGGGTGCGCCGCTGCTGGAGCCCTCCACGGCGGT of the Caulobacter henricii genome contains:
- a CDS encoding quinone-dependent dihydroorotate dehydrogenase yields the protein MSLHDLAARALHAFDPEDAHGLAIMGLKAGLGPRDSGPDDLSLSITLAGMTLSSCVGLAAGFDKNAEVPDAMLAAGFGFVEAGTVTPLPQAGNPRPRLFRLTQDQAVINRMGFNNEGLEAFAGRLARRQGRRGFVGANIGANKDATDRIQDYVTGLTRLWGLSDYFTANISSPNTPGLRALQTRAALEELLGRLAETRLSLKTASGRDYPIFLKVAPDLEDGEVEAIVETVVASGLDGIIVSNTTIARPDSLRSADRGETGGLSGAPLLEPSTAVLKRFHAAAAGRTALIGAGGIADGAGAYAKIRAGARAVQLYSALVYGGPGLVVRIKHDLAARLRADGFASVEDAVGAG